A portion of the bacterium genome contains these proteins:
- a CDS encoding Gfo/Idh/MocA family oxidoreductase, producing MDKVKVAFIGAGGMANAVHYPSLAEIEIAKIVGISDLIEEKMRQTAEKYKIEKTFTNYKELIEKTSPDAVYIIMPPHHLFDIAAYCLSLGLHIFVEKPPGITKEQTRQLANLAEKKGALTMTGFQRRFSPVIKAAKKRIDERGGILHCQANFFKNYIDKPPYYNGAIDILSCDAIHSVDILRWMAGEPRKISSIVRSIDASYDNCFYAMIDFESGASGFLSANWVSGKRIYNVEMHGKGICAFADPEESAVVYKDGSNEGEIIKAKEIAGSDQLFKFAGFYDENRHFIECIRDKKLPQTHFGDSVKTMELVDRIYHSIM from the coding sequence ATGGATAAAGTAAAGGTGGCTTTTATAGGTGCTGGGGGAATGGCAAACGCTGTTCATTACCCTTCACTTGCAGAGATTGAGATAGCAAAAATTGTTGGTATATCTGACCTTATAGAAGAAAAAATGCGACAAACAGCAGAAAAATATAAGATTGAAAAGACATTTACTAATTATAAAGAGCTTATAGAAAAAACATCTCCTGATGCAGTATATATAATAATGCCTCCGCACCATCTCTTTGATATAGCGGCCTACTGTCTTTCACTGGGCCTGCATATATTTGTAGAGAAACCCCCTGGTATAACAAAAGAACAGACAAGACAGCTGGCTAATCTTGCTGAGAAAAAAGGAGCTTTGACGATGACCGGATTCCAGAGAAGATTCTCCCCTGTTATTAAAGCAGCAAAAAAAAGAATAGATGAAAGAGGTGGAATTCTTCACTGTCAGGCAAATTTTTTCAAAAATTATATAGACAAACCACCTTATTATAATGGGGCTATTGATATACTTTCGTGCGATGCTATACACTCAGTTGATATATTAAGATGGATGGCTGGTGAACCCAGAAAGATATCCAGTATTGTAAGAAGTATTGATGCCTCATATGATAATTGTTTCTATGCAATGATTGATTTTGAAAGTGGTGCATCTGGATTTCTATCTGCAAACTGGGTATCCGGTAAAAGGATATATAATGTGGAGATGCATGGAAAAGGAATATGTGCATTTGCAGACCCTGAAGAAAGTGCTGTGGTTTATAAAGATGGTTCAAACGAAGGAGAAATAATTAAAGCAAAAGAAATAGCAGGAAGTGACCAGTTGTTCAAATTTGCCGGATTCTACGATGAAAACAGACATTTTATAGAGTGTATTAGAGACAAAAAATTGCCACAGACACATTTCGGCGATAGTGTTAAAACAATGGAACTGGTGGACAGAATCTACCATAGTATAATGTAG